In Gimesia benthica, a single window of DNA contains:
- a CDS encoding SGNH/GDSL hydrolase family protein — translation MSIYFDNIVLTETPEKYRFEVDCEIGTVDQNRWSVTPTESNVGQYSLSVKVTDADGANMGTANTVLQVSKSDAGANRDTCRLLIIGDSLTNATTYSNEIARLLSTPGNPKWQMLGTHKPKSAAAGVAHEGYGGWTWQRFVSQYEPKPDGTNRKRSSPFVYLGKDDKPGLDLPRYFKEECNDQKPDYVIIMLGINDCFSAKQDAIDEKIDGMFTQADILIKALQAAAPQAEVGICLTTPGNSRQEAFYANYKDRYSRWGWKKIQHRLVQRQIEKFKGRENENLFIIPTELNLDIVDGYPVNNGVHPNKVGYQQIGASIYAWLKYRMEE, via the coding sequence ATGAGTATCTATTTCGACAATATCGTTCTGACCGAAACTCCCGAAAAATATCGGTTTGAAGTGGATTGCGAAATCGGCACTGTCGACCAGAATCGCTGGTCCGTGACGCCGACAGAGTCGAATGTCGGACAATATTCTCTCTCGGTCAAAGTGACAGACGCCGACGGAGCGAACATGGGGACTGCGAATACAGTTCTGCAAGTTTCAAAGTCAGATGCGGGAGCCAATCGTGACACCTGTCGGTTGTTGATTATCGGCGACAGCCTGACAAACGCGACTACTTACTCCAACGAGATCGCACGATTGCTGTCGACTCCCGGCAATCCAAAATGGCAAATGCTGGGAACGCACAAACCGAAGTCCGCCGCTGCGGGGGTCGCCCACGAAGGTTACGGCGGTTGGACCTGGCAGAGGTTTGTTTCACAGTATGAGCCGAAACCCGATGGAACCAATCGCAAACGCAGTAGTCCGTTCGTCTACCTCGGAAAAGATGATAAGCCTGGCCTCGATTTACCGCGCTACTTCAAAGAAGAGTGTAATGATCAAAAGCCAGATTATGTGATCATTATGCTGGGCATCAACGATTGTTTTTCAGCGAAACAGGATGCCATTGATGAAAAGATCGACGGCATGTTCACACAGGCTGATATCCTGATCAAAGCCCTGCAGGCAGCTGCGCCGCAGGCGGAAGTGGGAATCTGCCTGACCACGCCGGGGAATTCACGGCAGGAAGCGTTTTATGCCAATTATAAAGACCGCTACAGCCGCTGGGGGTGGAAGAAGATTCAACACAGGCTGGTGCAACGTCAAATTGAAAAATTCAAGGGCCGCGAAAATGAGAACCTGTTCATCATTCCGACGGAGCTAAACCTCGATATCGTGGATGGCTACCCGGTCAATAATGGGGTGCACCCCAATAAAGTCGGTTATCAGCAAATCGGGGCGAGCATTTATGCGTGGTTGAAGTATCGAATGGAAGAGTGA
- a CDS encoding serine/threonine protein kinase produces MNGNLLSLDDYQSRFPQYSEILQDFSSQLADSFRQVRRLGRYRLEKIVGRGAFGLVWKAWDEELQRTVALKLPRKKSLSAVERKRFSREARSAARLSHPGIVSIHDFEEIDGTLVLVTEFVEGSTLREWTRHHEVDFSKAASICRDLAIALHAAHQQSVIHRDLKPNNVLVTDDDQLRITDFGLAKRSDVESTIAVTGAIMGTFAYMSPEQADGKASTVDGRADIYSLGVILYELLTNRVPFKGNSCQEMISQILHTEPVPPHKWNASIPRDLETICLKSLSKLPGDRYDTADELAEDLQRFIEGKPITARRLSLHEKLWRWAKRNRLLSASLLTTCVLLLSSSTAMIVMHDDGKWQVNVQTEPPGARILVYPRDPVSGEPDSSIEYEADGTTPTDLRLAPGEYYVVAILEGTPRFQQVFRKVPPRGAEIPIGSTKNRFWNKIDAETIDWPEIIIPPQSVLDGMVRVKGNQIDIPDLYVSTTAFTNHDYIKIRPGTSPNKPPRQSPLEDRYYPEGQDLAIHFAEEAGGRLMTVHEFEHIVRSLPLHPELQNFLARGTEWTATQASPQQIKTSAVALALNPEFRKPDFIGLIVSRDKVTSKVDGKMQNKQTYEYSVNTAIRYGKQSPIGFRLIRSATAPVLKEKQPANQ; encoded by the coding sequence ATGAATGGGAACCTGCTCTCCCTGGATGACTATCAGTCCCGCTTTCCCCAATACAGTGAAATCCTGCAGGACTTCTCCTCCCAGCTGGCAGATTCATTTCGGCAGGTACGTCGGCTCGGCCGCTATCGGCTTGAAAAAATCGTCGGCCGAGGTGCCTTCGGGCTGGTCTGGAAAGCGTGGGACGAAGAACTCCAGCGGACCGTCGCCCTCAAGCTACCTCGAAAAAAGTCACTCTCGGCTGTCGAACGGAAACGCTTCTCCCGAGAAGCCCGCTCCGCCGCCCGACTTTCCCATCCCGGAATTGTATCCATCCATGACTTCGAGGAAATTGACGGCACTCTCGTGCTGGTAACGGAATTTGTTGAAGGCTCCACCCTCCGCGAATGGACCCGACACCACGAGGTCGACTTCAGCAAAGCCGCGAGTATCTGTCGCGATCTGGCCATCGCCCTCCATGCCGCGCACCAGCAGTCCGTGATCCACCGGGATCTCAAGCCGAATAACGTCCTGGTTACAGACGACGACCAGCTGCGCATCACCGATTTTGGTCTCGCCAAACGCTCTGATGTCGAATCCACAATCGCCGTAACCGGTGCGATCATGGGAACCTTCGCCTACATGAGCCCCGAACAGGCAGATGGCAAAGCATCTACTGTCGATGGACGTGCTGATATCTACTCCCTGGGAGTCATTTTGTACGAACTGCTGACGAACCGGGTTCCTTTTAAGGGGAATTCCTGCCAGGAAATGATTTCACAGATCCTGCACACCGAACCGGTTCCCCCACACAAATGGAATGCCAGCATCCCCCGTGACCTGGAAACGATCTGCCTGAAATCCTTAAGTAAACTCCCAGGCGATCGCTACGACACTGCTGACGAGCTGGCTGAGGACCTGCAGCGGTTCATCGAAGGAAAACCCATCACAGCGCGTCGGCTCTCCCTGCACGAGAAACTGTGGCGCTGGGCAAAGCGAAACCGGTTATTGAGCGCGTCCCTGTTGACAACCTGCGTACTTTTGTTGAGCAGCTCAACCGCCATGATCGTCATGCATGATGATGGCAAATGGCAGGTAAATGTCCAGACCGAACCACCGGGAGCACGCATCCTCGTCTATCCCCGGGACCCGGTCTCCGGAGAACCCGATTCCAGCATCGAATATGAAGCCGACGGAACAACTCCCACCGATCTCCGCCTCGCGCCTGGAGAATACTACGTAGTTGCGATACTCGAAGGAACGCCCCGGTTTCAACAAGTCTTCCGCAAAGTGCCTCCCCGGGGAGCGGAGATTCCCATCGGAAGTACCAAAAACAGATTCTGGAATAAAATTGATGCGGAGACCATCGACTGGCCGGAGATCATCATTCCCCCTCAGAGCGTTCTCGATGGCATGGTGCGCGTCAAAGGAAATCAGATCGATATCCCGGACCTCTATGTCTCAACCACAGCATTCACAAATCATGATTATATTAAAATCCGACCAGGTACAAGCCCCAACAAACCGCCTCGTCAGTCCCCTCTCGAAGATCGATATTACCCAGAAGGACAGGACCTCGCGATTCATTTCGCGGAAGAAGCAGGAGGGCGACTCATGACGGTTCACGAGTTCGAACATATTGTCCGCTCACTCCCCTTACATCCTGAACTGCAGAATTTTCTAGCCAGAGGAACAGAATGGACCGCGACTCAAGCCTCACCACAACAGATCAAAACCTCCGCCGTTGCCCTGGCGTTGAATCCCGAATTCCGTAAGCCGGATTTTATCGGCCTGATTGTTTCCCGCGATAAAGTCACCTCCAAAGTCGACGGGAAAATGCAAAACAAACAGACCTACGAATATTCAGTCAACACCGCGATTCGCTACGGCAAACAGTCCCCCATCGGATTTCGCCTCATCCGCTCTGCGACAGCACCTGTCCTGAAAGAAAAACAACCCGCAAACCAGTGA
- a CDS encoding Gfo/Idh/MocA family protein → MAAKSFKPVKTGVIGLGRFGRLHALTLAGLAEAELAAVVARRQESLDALHKELLDVPGWTNLTQAIEESDAEAWVVACTTESHVAVTRELLEHGKVVLLEKPIAETLKEAESLAPLVHPDSSNLMLGHILLFNSEFQELREIARKRGPISYIDCVRHRPASIVQDFPGENPLQAAMVHDLYSTQVLLDCAEPDHFSAQFHRTENGDIDLAVAQLQWNGGPVASFAASYLTPAGMPPRGFDRTEVFGEGWSARIEPNPRPISVWDNAAAWPLALEVRANPPVA, encoded by the coding sequence ATGGCTGCGAAGAGTTTTAAACCCGTAAAAACAGGTGTCATAGGTCTGGGGCGTTTTGGACGATTACATGCATTGACATTAGCAGGATTGGCAGAGGCTGAGCTGGCAGCGGTGGTAGCACGACGCCAGGAAAGTCTTGATGCCCTGCATAAAGAACTTCTCGATGTACCAGGGTGGACCAATCTGACGCAGGCGATTGAAGAGTCTGACGCAGAGGCCTGGGTGGTCGCCTGCACGACAGAGTCTCACGTGGCGGTTACCAGAGAACTGCTCGAACATGGGAAAGTCGTACTGCTGGAAAAGCCGATTGCAGAGACACTCAAAGAAGCGGAAAGTCTCGCCCCACTGGTGCACCCCGATTCCAGTAACCTGATGCTGGGACACATCCTGCTGTTCAACAGCGAATTTCAGGAGTTGCGAGAAATAGCCCGCAAACGTGGTCCGATTTCCTACATCGACTGTGTACGCCATCGACCGGCGAGCATCGTGCAGGATTTCCCAGGCGAAAACCCATTACAGGCTGCAATGGTACACGACCTGTATTCAACACAGGTACTTCTCGATTGTGCAGAGCCGGATCACTTCAGTGCCCAGTTTCATCGGACAGAAAATGGCGATATCGACCTGGCTGTTGCACAACTCCAGTGGAACGGAGGTCCGGTGGCCTCGTTTGCGGCTTCCTATTTAACGCCTGCGGGAATGCCGCCACGCGGTTTTGACAGAACTGAAGTATTTGGTGAGGGCTGGTCTGCGCGCATCGAACCAAATCCACGTCCGATCTCAGTCTGGGACAATGCAGCTGCCTGGCCCCTGGCATTGGAAGTGCGTGCCAATCCCCCAGTGGCATGA
- a CDS encoding DUF1552 domain-containing protein — protein MKNKINRRRFLIRSMAGSIALPALPSLMSSALAGNSAITEDRGAGAGAQRFVAVGNLLGFQLKHFFPEKTGKDFEETKLLKPLAANRDQLTIYRGLDHGLRGGHFAVHTFLSGLLHHESKNRTDGNVTIDQFIADEIGNQTRFPSLTVGSEGGIHGGCQLSWTKSGVRVPPITGPAELFDRLFVADSKQVQARKVKENSLQASILDSIHDEARSLSKRVNSEDKAKLDEYFSSIRDVEKRLKLRQVWSDQPKPKAPFDKPADKNTVEDLPMLYELIALALQTDSTRIATLEIGGSFLPQHLGINKSYHGLSHHGNNEESIADLVTLELYQIEQFGKFLTRLAGISDGERTLLDSTAVLFGSGMGNANSHTNSDLPIILAGGGYGTGEFKQAPAKGPGKVPLCNLFLDIAQRMGVEKEAFGTSTGRFS, from the coding sequence ATGAAGAATAAAATCAATCGCCGTCGATTCTTGATTCGCTCCATGGCCGGATCTATCGCTTTACCAGCGCTGCCTTCTCTGATGAGTAGTGCCCTCGCCGGGAACTCAGCGATTACAGAGGACCGGGGAGCCGGTGCTGGGGCCCAGCGGTTCGTCGCGGTGGGTAATTTACTCGGTTTTCAACTGAAACATTTTTTCCCTGAGAAAACCGGCAAAGACTTTGAAGAAACAAAGCTGCTCAAACCTCTGGCTGCGAATCGCGATCAGCTGACAATCTATCGCGGACTCGATCATGGACTTCGCGGCGGTCACTTTGCCGTGCACACCTTCCTGTCAGGTCTGCTCCATCACGAGTCCAAGAACCGTACCGACGGGAACGTTACCATTGATCAATTCATCGCAGATGAAATCGGAAACCAGACACGGTTTCCGTCACTCACGGTTGGTTCTGAGGGTGGCATCCATGGTGGCTGCCAGCTTTCATGGACGAAGTCGGGCGTTCGCGTCCCGCCGATCACAGGGCCTGCCGAGCTATTTGATCGCCTGTTTGTCGCAGACTCAAAACAGGTTCAGGCTCGAAAAGTGAAAGAGAACTCACTGCAGGCCTCGATCCTTGATTCGATTCACGACGAAGCCCGTTCACTTTCAAAACGAGTTAACAGCGAAGACAAGGCGAAGCTCGACGAGTATTTCAGCTCTATTCGCGATGTCGAAAAACGCTTGAAGCTCCGTCAGGTCTGGTCCGATCAGCCCAAACCGAAAGCCCCCTTCGACAAACCGGCTGATAAGAATACCGTCGAAGATCTGCCGATGCTCTACGAGTTAATCGCGCTGGCCTTACAGACCGATTCCACCCGGATCGCTACGCTGGAAATCGGCGGCAGCTTTTTGCCACAACACCTGGGCATCAATAAGTCCTACCACGGTCTTTCGCATCATGGCAATAACGAAGAGTCCATCGCGGACCTGGTCACGCTTGAACTCTATCAGATAGAACAGTTTGGAAAATTCCTGACGCGTCTGGCTGGGATCTCTGACGGCGAACGGACCCTGCTTGATTCAACCGCCGTCCTGTTTGGCAGCGGTATGGGGAATGCCAATTCACACACCAACTCAGACCTCCCCATTATTCTGGCAGGAGGCGGGTATGGGACTGGTGAATTCAAGCAAGCACCCGCGAAAGGCCCGGGCAAGGTTCCGTTGTGTAATCTCTTCCTGGACATCGCTCAGCGAATGGGTGTGGAGAAGGAAGCATTCGGAACGAGTACCGGAAGGTTCTCCTGA
- a CDS encoding ECF-type sigma factor, with translation MDYEEDTPVSSWLSTLGNDQKDAVQEIWDEFYEKLIRYAQTRVNTFPTATLDAEDIVLSVFESVWAASQRGRFDSVQNRDELWWLLIAMTQRKAVSHIRRETAQKRTSPEGKLPVSINSIENFQAYVSTDQSPEYFAILEEEYQRVLNKLSDDVLKKIAVYKIQGYTHEEISELLEISPATVTRKVRLIRKAWSHE, from the coding sequence ATGGATTACGAAGAAGACACCCCGGTCTCCAGCTGGCTGAGTACTCTGGGAAACGATCAGAAGGACGCCGTCCAGGAAATCTGGGACGAGTTTTATGAGAAGCTGATCCGCTATGCACAGACCCGGGTCAATACCTTTCCGACAGCCACCCTGGACGCCGAAGATATCGTGCTTTCCGTCTTCGAAAGTGTATGGGCGGCTTCACAACGCGGCCGATTTGATTCAGTCCAGAACCGGGATGAATTATGGTGGCTGCTGATTGCCATGACCCAACGAAAAGCAGTCAGCCATATCCGCCGGGAAACGGCCCAGAAACGCACCTCACCAGAAGGGAAACTGCCGGTCTCGATTAATTCCATTGAAAACTTCCAGGCTTACGTGTCTACCGACCAGTCCCCCGAATACTTTGCCATCCTGGAAGAAGAATATCAGCGCGTCTTAAATAAACTTTCTGATGATGTTTTGAAGAAAATTGCGGTTTACAAGATACAGGGTTACACGCATGAGGAAATCAGTGAGCTGTTGGAAATCTCCCCGGCCACTGTAACGAGAAAGGTACGGCTGATCCGAAAAGCATGGAGTCATGAATAA
- a CDS encoding DUF1592 domain-containing protein yields the protein MSVFRAVCGFVFCLSWLVPCSAAEPQHKHAPTVTRLLKKYCLDCHDVATADGEREFETFSLPLKSEQQLITADGIIDQVTLRKMPPEESDQPTDEERLALIGALRDSIQEARSQFESTGSRTIMRRLSNREYENTLATLFDRRVDTLGLTADFPKEETSQHMDNIGESLVTSGFLLDQYFQSASRLVEARLGKPEMKPKSWHFKDNFKQYEELSGAHRSVFKYRYLCLYEQPNTDTRQGGYGHIEDFLDGVPVSGLYDIQVQAQALHRDTHYDPKIFRIDFSEPFQLAVVTGDVKKGHIHYPQAIEPILASTVVPDDKPEWLKFRVWLEAGQTPRFIFPNGPYESRASVITLNKRYKDEFKNPETGVRRSALLREGELPHIRISEIKINGPLPEPGGSKEELAVFGKEGFQEAHALDQLYRFAKKAYRRPLNESDQQRIKTLYEKRLSEQAPPRQAALDTVKLILCSPSFLYLSEITPEEELELHPYDLASRLSYALWTAPPDAELFAAAASGQLKNKEEFQKQVRRLLKDSRSDEFVNGFLDSWLNLRAMGDQPPPRRAAWEYYAQNLPESMKQEARLFFRSLLDENGSVEKFLDADYTFVDKKLAHLYQLPEKDKMRLKDGFQRVSLSGTKHRGGLLGMAGVLTVSANGVDTSPVTRGVYVLENLLGSPPPPPPDEVPAIEADVSGATTIRERLLKHSQDQTCYVCHRNIDPHGHALESFDPIGRWREKYPHPRGKGSGPKVDPTGKLPSGESFKDFESFKQVLLENRLDKFTHCLIEKLLTYSTGRQMERSDQYEIEDILKRVKAEDYGLETIVIEVMTSRIFRSR from the coding sequence ATGAGCGTATTTCGCGCCGTTTGCGGTTTTGTATTCTGTCTTTCATGGCTGGTTCCCTGCTCTGCAGCGGAGCCGCAACACAAGCATGCCCCGACCGTCACTCGACTGTTGAAAAAATACTGTCTTGATTGCCATGACGTCGCAACCGCTGATGGTGAGCGCGAGTTCGAAACATTTTCCCTGCCGCTGAAATCGGAACAGCAGCTGATTACCGCGGATGGCATCATCGATCAGGTCACGCTGCGGAAAATGCCGCCTGAAGAATCTGACCAGCCAACTGACGAAGAACGACTCGCTTTAATCGGTGCCTTACGCGACAGCATTCAGGAAGCACGGAGCCAGTTCGAAAGTACCGGATCACGTACAATCATGCGCCGCCTTTCCAATCGGGAATATGAAAACACCCTGGCGACTCTGTTTGACCGTCGTGTCGACACGCTGGGATTAACAGCGGACTTTCCGAAAGAAGAGACCAGCCAGCACATGGACAATATCGGCGAGTCGCTGGTGACGTCCGGCTTTCTGCTGGATCAATATTTCCAGTCAGCCTCCCGGCTGGTAGAGGCCCGTCTGGGAAAACCCGAGATGAAACCGAAGTCCTGGCACTTTAAGGACAATTTCAAACAGTACGAAGAATTGTCGGGGGCACACCGCAGTGTGTTTAAATATCGGTATCTCTGTCTCTACGAGCAGCCCAATACCGACACACGTCAAGGTGGCTATGGACACATTGAAGATTTTCTGGATGGCGTACCGGTCTCAGGTCTGTATGACATCCAGGTTCAAGCCCAGGCGCTGCACCGTGACACCCATTACGATCCCAAGATTTTCCGCATCGACTTTTCGGAACCGTTTCAACTGGCTGTTGTGACGGGTGATGTGAAGAAAGGGCATATCCATTACCCCCAGGCCATCGAACCGATCCTGGCCAGCACCGTAGTTCCGGATGACAAACCTGAGTGGCTAAAGTTTCGCGTCTGGCTGGAAGCCGGGCAGACACCCCGATTCATTTTTCCAAACGGACCTTACGAGTCGCGGGCATCCGTCATTACGCTCAATAAACGCTACAAAGACGAATTTAAGAATCCTGAGACAGGTGTCAGACGAAGTGCTCTGCTTCGCGAAGGAGAGCTACCTCACATCAGGATCAGCGAAATCAAAATCAATGGTCCGCTCCCGGAACCGGGAGGCAGTAAAGAAGAACTCGCCGTATTCGGGAAAGAGGGATTCCAGGAAGCCCATGCCCTGGATCAACTGTATCGCTTTGCGAAAAAGGCCTATCGGCGTCCGCTGAACGAATCCGATCAACAACGAATTAAAACACTTTACGAAAAACGACTTTCCGAGCAGGCCCCCCCACGTCAGGCAGCCCTCGACACCGTCAAGCTGATACTCTGCTCACCCTCGTTTTTATACCTCAGTGAGATCACTCCCGAGGAAGAACTCGAATTACACCCGTATGATCTGGCGTCGCGTCTTTCCTATGCACTCTGGACGGCACCGCCTGATGCAGAATTGTTCGCCGCGGCCGCCTCGGGTCAACTGAAGAACAAAGAAGAATTTCAGAAACAGGTTCGACGTCTGTTGAAAGATTCCCGTTCGGATGAATTCGTCAATGGCTTTCTGGACAGCTGGCTCAATCTGCGTGCCATGGGCGACCAGCCTCCACCACGCAGAGCCGCCTGGGAATATTATGCTCAGAACCTGCCTGAATCGATGAAACAGGAAGCGCGTCTGTTTTTCCGCTCCCTGCTGGATGAAAACGGATCGGTCGAGAAATTCCTGGATGCAGACTATACCTTCGTTGATAAGAAACTGGCCCATCTCTATCAGTTACCTGAGAAGGACAAAATGCGGCTGAAAGATGGTTTTCAGCGTGTCAGCCTTTCCGGTACGAAACACCGTGGTGGATTGCTGGGCATGGCTGGCGTACTGACCGTCAGCGCTAACGGCGTTGATACATCGCCAGTCACACGTGGTGTGTATGTCCTTGAAAATCTGCTCGGATCTCCGCCACCACCTCCGCCAGATGAAGTGCCTGCCATTGAGGCTGATGTCAGCGGAGCCACGACCATTCGTGAGCGGCTGCTCAAACACAGCCAGGATCAGACGTGTTATGTCTGTCATCGTAATATCGATCCCCACGGACACGCACTGGAATCATTCGATCCGATCGGCCGCTGGCGTGAAAAGTATCCTCATCCGAGAGGAAAAGGGAGCGGTCCAAAAGTCGATCCAACGGGTAAACTGCCTTCAGGCGAATCATTCAAAGATTTCGAGAGCTTTAAACAGGTACTGCTCGAAAACCGTCTTGATAAGTTTACCCACTGTCTGATCGAAAAACTGCTCACCTACTCAACCGGAAGGCAGATGGAACGGTCCGACCAGTACGAGATCGAAGATATCTTGAAGCGTGTCAAAGCCGAAGACTACGGTTTAGAGACCATCGTGATCGAAGTCATGACTTCCCGTATCTTTCGCTCGCGTTAA
- a CDS encoding serine/threonine-protein kinase: MTLSRNQFLSLLDESGIFSAKDVIALQETQVDSSETALDLAKTLVKNKKLNEFQIKMILQHKGDRLVLGDYLIMREIGAGGMGKVYLAEHRRMKRKVALKTLPAKIALDEESIGRFQREVQAAAKLTHPNIVTAYDAGEAKGVSYFVMEYVDGINLSDLVKEHGVLQVDVAVNYIIQAAKGLGFAHSEGIIHRDIKPANLLLDLKGTVKILDMGLARIDNLEPSDVPVTQLTESGSVKGTLDYMAPEQAQNTHAADARSDIYSLGCTLYYLLTSRVMYPADSFVKKILAHLEQPIPSIQKQRPEVPDELEAIFNKMVSKEPVERYNSTAELIEALESIPFDQSSLTDQPQQGPIQIQPGPRNTVLDEDLSTLFSLYKDDECFSEYGRICLDSTVMQPKARYPFMRWLLPLGFLALLWWAFSNQHLFFSPLKNPAKTATGAPEKAVSNPANKKSTSPVNPADNDRAAASRALELGGVVEISVDEEPQVIEQISDLPTGNFQTRKILLHENKQVLDEDLKWFCYLKNLETLDLYDTNITDMGISHLKALPALSKIDLYNTKTGDTSLEQLSQFGTLRSITMQHTAVTNDGLKYLSGLSSLDSLNLGNTGINDSGLTHLKNLAGLQWLQLSFTNVTDSGLLYLQDLKSLRELYLTETQVTDDGKNLLMEALPECSIMQ; this comes from the coding sequence ATGACATTATCCCGCAACCAATTTCTGTCGCTACTGGATGAAAGCGGTATTTTTTCCGCCAAGGATGTCATTGCACTTCAAGAGACACAGGTCGACTCTTCCGAAACCGCCCTGGATCTGGCTAAGACACTGGTCAAGAATAAGAAGCTCAACGAGTTTCAAATCAAGATGATCCTGCAACACAAAGGTGACCGGCTCGTGTTGGGCGACTATCTGATAATGCGCGAGATTGGTGCGGGGGGAATGGGAAAGGTCTATCTGGCAGAGCATCGCCGGATGAAGCGAAAGGTGGCGCTGAAAACGCTTCCCGCTAAAATTGCCCTGGATGAAGAATCGATCGGTCGGTTCCAGCGGGAAGTCCAGGCAGCAGCAAAATTGACTCACCCCAATATCGTGACCGCATATGACGCCGGGGAAGCCAAGGGGGTCTCTTATTTTGTGATGGAGTATGTTGATGGAATCAATCTGTCAGACCTCGTCAAAGAACATGGCGTCCTGCAGGTTGATGTCGCCGTTAACTACATCATCCAGGCGGCTAAGGGCCTGGGGTTTGCGCACTCCGAAGGAATTATTCATCGAGACATCAAGCCTGCCAACCTGTTGCTGGATCTGAAGGGGACTGTCAAAATCCTTGATATGGGGTTGGCTCGAATCGATAATCTTGAGCCCAGTGACGTGCCTGTCACGCAGCTGACAGAATCGGGAAGCGTAAAGGGGACTCTCGACTATATGGCCCCGGAACAGGCTCAGAATACACACGCTGCGGATGCACGCTCTGATATCTATAGCCTTGGTTGTACCCTCTACTATTTACTGACCAGCAGGGTGATGTACCCGGCTGATTCGTTTGTCAAAAAAATACTCGCTCACCTGGAACAGCCGATCCCCTCGATTCAAAAGCAGCGTCCTGAAGTACCTGACGAACTGGAAGCCATCTTTAATAAAATGGTGAGCAAGGAGCCCGTTGAACGATATAATTCAACCGCGGAACTGATTGAGGCACTGGAAAGCATTCCCTTTGATCAATCCTCGCTGACCGACCAGCCGCAGCAGGGGCCGATACAAATCCAGCCCGGCCCGCGTAATACCGTTTTGGATGAAGATCTCTCGACACTTTTTTCACTATATAAGGATGATGAGTGCTTTTCAGAGTATGGTCGTATCTGTCTTGATTCTACAGTCATGCAACCGAAAGCGCGCTACCCATTTATGAGATGGTTGTTGCCCCTCGGCTTTCTGGCGCTGTTGTGGTGGGCATTCTCCAATCAGCATCTGTTTTTCAGTCCGCTCAAGAATCCGGCTAAAACTGCTACCGGTGCACCTGAAAAAGCCGTTTCAAATCCTGCGAACAAAAAAAGTACCAGTCCCGTCAATCCTGCAGATAATGACAGGGCAGCTGCGTCGAGGGCATTGGAATTAGGGGGAGTGGTTGAGATTTCAGTCGATGAAGAGCCGCAGGTCATCGAGCAAATATCTGATCTTCCCACCGGGAATTTTCAAACTAGAAAAATCCTGCTGCATGAAAATAAGCAGGTTCTTGATGAAGACCTGAAGTGGTTCTGCTATTTGAAGAATCTTGAGACATTGGATCTCTATGATACGAACATTACCGATATGGGAATCTCACATCTGAAAGCACTGCCAGCGCTAAGCAAGATTGATCTGTACAATACAAAGACAGGTGATACGAGCCTGGAACAATTGAGCCAGTTTGGTACGTTGCGGTCAATTACGATGCAACATACAGCAGTGACCAATGACGGTTTAAAATACCTGTCAGGGCTTTCCAGCCTCGACTCTTTAAATCTGGGGAATACGGGGATAAATGATTCCGGCCTGACCCATCTGAAAAACCTGGCAGGTCTTCAATGGTTACAATTATCTTTTACAAATGTGACGGATTCTGGTTTGCTGTATTTGCAGGATCTGAAGAGTCTGCGAGAACTGTATCTTACCGAAACCCAGGTTACCGATGACGGGAAAAATCTGCTGATGGAAGCGCTCCCCGAATGCAGCATTATGCAGTGA